The DNA window CTGAACCTAAATTGCAAAATAATTTTTTATTTGTCAATTTCCCATCTCCTTGAATGTCATACACATAAGTTTTATGAGCATCAATATCAGAAACGTATAATTTTTTCAATTTCTGACTTCCTACAATTCCATTCGGTTGAGTGAAAGTATCTAATTTGGTAATTTTACCATCAGAATTTCTGTAATACAGATTTTTTTCAGGAATTTCTTGTTTAAAATTTTTCCAATAATCTCTTACATATAAAGGGTCTGTAAAGTAAATTCCGTTGTTTTCATCTACCCATAAATCATTAGGACCATTTAATCTTTTGCCTTCAAAACTGGTGGTTAACACTTCTGCTACTCCATCTTCGTTGATTTTCCAAATTTCTCCGTTTTCATCAGAACACGTCAATAAATTTCCTTTTTGGTCAAAAAAAGTTCCATTAGCTCTTCCTGTTTTATCTAGAAATTCTTCAATCTGATTGGTTTTCCAGTTCCAAACGTAAATTTTGTCATTGGGTTGATCTGTAAAATAAACATTTCCAAACGCATCAGAAGCAGGACCTTCTGTAAAACTAAATTGGCTGGAAATAAGCTCTATTTCTGCATTTTTTTGAACCAAATCGTTTGATATTATGGATTTTTTTGAAGAACAATTTACAATCAGTAAGAAAGCAAAGAAAAGTGCAGTGATTTTTTTAAACATGAGATTTAAATTTCTTGGCAAGTTACGATAGCGCTTTAAAACAAAAAAATTTCTATCTTTGAATTTCGATTTTATAGACTATGAAACTCAATTTACCAGACAAATTATACTATTCTATAGGAGAAGTTTCAAAAGCTTTCGGTGTAAATGCTTCCTTAATCAGATATTGGGAGCAAGAATTTCCTATTATAAAACCTAAGAAAAACAAAAAAGGAAACCGTTATTTTACTCCAGAAGACATCAAAAATCTTAAAATCATTTATCATCTCGTAAAAGAAAAGGGTTATACTTTAGACGGCGCCAGAATTGCACTTACTACCAATCAAAAAATCAATGAAACGGTAGAAGTTTTAGACCGTTTAGAATTTGTAAAATCTGAACTTTTGAAACTCAAAAATTCTTTATTAGATAGAGACGAAGCCGTTTAAAAATTTTATTTAGTTTTTTTCTAAAAATTCCTATATTTGGGTAAAACAAACACCATGAAACCCAAATTACCTTTTGAAATAAGAAAAAAACAATTCTATGCTCTCTCTTTACTCGGAATT is part of the Cloacibacterium normanense genome and encodes:
- a CDS encoding SMP-30/gluconolactonase/LRE family protein — protein: MFKKITALFFAFLLIVNCSSKKSIISNDLVQKNAEIELISSQFSFTEGPASDAFGNVYFTDQPNDKIYVWNWKTNQIEEFLDKTGRANGTFFDQKGNLLTCSDENGEIWKINEDGVAEVLTTSFEGKRLNGPNDLWVDENNGIYFTDPLYVRDYWKNFKQEIPEKNLYYRNSDGKITKLDTFTQPNGIVGSQKLKKLYVSDIDAHKTYVYDIQGDGKLTNKKLFCNLGSDGMTLDNRGNLYLTGKGVTVFNKNGVQIHHISVPENWTANVTFGGENFSTLFITASKSVYTLKMNVSGIK
- a CDS encoding MerR family transcriptional regulator, with the protein product MKLNLPDKLYYSIGEVSKAFGVNASLIRYWEQEFPIIKPKKNKKGNRYFTPEDIKNLKIIYHLVKEKGYTLDGARIALTTNQKINETVEVLDRLEFVKSELLKLKNSLLDRDEAV